A region from the Muribaculum gordoncarteri genome encodes:
- a CDS encoding DUF5045 domain-containing protein translates to MKFRTITALSLALLIAALPAAVSAKTPKIHDDQKEKQWQSMENGPWGFAPDWYYYFLHKNYSGAEMYWKWAGFKSGYRVRFKEEKSNVKRIMPVRVTAEETQRQKLSKVEKERAYVESLYKEELAREADRAVDVTYSIYKDEFSRMQDCIADGLLYCLNKSKGKMKYQVDELSRQNEIICANIAYIHKQGVGYGLENAKRQQAYEEAKSEMGKLVSRTARLAAVAATHY, encoded by the coding sequence ATGAAATTCAGAACAATCACCGCATTATCGCTCGCCCTGCTCATCGCGGCACTCCCGGCGGCGGTATCGGCCAAGACGCCCAAAATCCATGACGACCAGAAGGAGAAGCAATGGCAGTCGATGGAGAACGGGCCGTGGGGCTTCGCTCCCGACTGGTACTATTATTTCCTGCACAAGAATTATTCCGGCGCGGAAATGTACTGGAAGTGGGCCGGCTTCAAATCCGGCTACCGCGTCCGCTTCAAGGAGGAGAAATCAAATGTAAAACGCATCATGCCCGTGCGTGTCACGGCGGAAGAGACCCAGCGGCAGAAACTCTCTAAAGTTGAGAAAGAGCGTGCATACGTCGAATCTCTCTACAAGGAGGAACTGGCACGCGAGGCTGACCGGGCTGTCGATGTCACCTATTCGATCTACAAGGACGAGTTCAGCCGTATGCAGGACTGTATCGCCGACGGGCTTCTCTACTGCCTTAACAAGAGCAAGGGAAAGATGAAGTATCAGGTTGACGAGCTGTCGCGGCAGAACGAGATCATCTGCGCCAATATCGCCTATATCCATAAACAGGGTGTCGGCTACGGGCTGGAGAATGCAAAGCGTCAGCAGGCATACGAGGAGGCAAAGTCCGAGATGGGAAAACTGGTGTCGCGCACCGCCCGCCTCGCGGCAGTGGCAGCCACCCACTACTAA
- a CDS encoding conjugative transposon protein TraM, which translates to MKKINFRQPKYIFPAVIFVPLCALIYFAMETFGGGGDDPQAVATDRINSTLPEANAEAPGDKMFEMSRRFGDEDAFTAVGALGEEQEEREALEHGYTEDELNRLDAAEAERIRQQQELEELERSLAESRRHINSYAYGDGYNPADYEPAVDPRSEYARDLEAIQQRSYERQKAIEAGLGIGQPDPEEAMRKHRADSIARAREIEREKNRPLLVLKSRETNADKFNTVGSSADNVDAPLIRAMIDKTTKAHEGTRLRFKLLDDVTIHDVRLAKGTYLYGTVTGFGQQRVRAAITSILVGGKFLKVNLSVFDNDGMEGFYVPESAFRDFMKEAGASTVQQNISFESESGYGSGISGEAIALQALQNMYNSATSAVSANIRKNKAKIKYNTIVYLINSDEAY; encoded by the coding sequence ATGAAAAAAATTAATTTCAGACAACCGAAGTATATCTTCCCTGCGGTGATTTTCGTGCCGCTGTGTGCGCTGATATATTTCGCAATGGAGACTTTCGGCGGCGGTGGCGATGACCCTCAGGCCGTGGCTACAGACCGTATCAACTCCACTCTGCCGGAGGCCAACGCCGAGGCTCCCGGTGACAAGATGTTCGAGATGTCACGCCGCTTCGGTGACGAAGACGCCTTTACCGCCGTGGGCGCGCTCGGCGAGGAACAGGAGGAACGCGAGGCTCTTGAACACGGCTACACCGAGGACGAGCTGAACCGTCTCGACGCGGCCGAGGCCGAGCGTATCCGTCAGCAGCAGGAGCTGGAGGAACTGGAGCGTTCCCTTGCTGAATCGCGCCGGCATATCAACTCATACGCTTACGGTGACGGCTATAATCCTGCCGACTATGAACCTGCCGTTGACCCCCGGAGCGAATATGCACGCGACCTTGAGGCGATACAGCAGCGCAGCTACGAGCGTCAGAAAGCTATCGAGGCCGGACTTGGCATAGGACAGCCCGACCCGGAGGAAGCCATGCGCAAGCACCGGGCCGACTCCATAGCAAGGGCGCGGGAGATAGAGCGTGAGAAGAACCGCCCATTGCTGGTGCTTAAATCACGGGAGACAAATGCCGACAAATTCAATACAGTGGGTAGTTCGGCCGATAATGTCGATGCTCCGCTTATCCGTGCCATGATCGACAAGACAACAAAGGCGCATGAGGGCACGAGGCTACGCTTCAAGTTGCTCGACGATGTGACAATACATGATGTGAGGCTTGCCAAAGGCACATATCTGTACGGCACCGTCACCGGCTTCGGCCAACAGCGTGTCCGCGCCGCCATCACTTCAATTCTTGTAGGCGGAAAGTTCCTGAAAGTGAATCTTTCGGTGTTCGACAACGACGGCATGGAGGGCTTCTATGTCCCGGAGTCCGCTTTCCGCGATTTTATGAAAGAGGCGGGTGCCAGCACAGTGCAGCAGAATATCAGCTTTGAGTCCGAGAGCGGCTACGGCTCCGGAATATCCGGCGAGGCCATCGCTTTGCAGGCTCTCCAGAATATGTATAACTCCGCGACTTCCGCTGTGTCGGCCAATATCCGCAAGAACAAGGCGAAAATCAAATACAACACCATCGTTTACCTTATCAATTCAGACGAAGCATATTAA
- the traN gene encoding conjugative transposon protein TraN: protein MKDKIIAATLALCAVAIPATAKEKILVNSEVTTHIVMPENIKMVDLSTTKIIGNQCADNIVRIKPFIEADSVLTHYREGELMGTLTLIGERHLAQYDVVYTAAPSRAASIHRVPYAGLDSYINPEVSMPQSEMARYAWAVYGSGRKYNQVVSKANGMKAIVNNIYSIGDYFFIDYSLQNSTKIAYDIAEVRVKLTDKKEVKATNSQTVELSPVYSLNLAKKFKKNYRNVLVLDKLTFPDEKVLRIEISENQISGRVITLTVEYDDILNADGFDSDILKNLPFNYSPHIYK from the coding sequence ATGAAAGATAAAATAATTGCAGCTACCCTCGCGCTATGCGCCGTCGCAATCCCGGCGACCGCCAAAGAGAAGATCCTTGTCAACTCGGAAGTGACAACACATATCGTCATGCCTGAGAATATCAAGATGGTGGACTTATCCACCACAAAGATTATCGGCAACCAGTGTGCCGACAACATCGTGCGTATCAAGCCGTTCATCGAGGCTGACTCCGTACTTACCCACTACCGGGAGGGTGAGCTGATGGGTACTCTCACACTCATCGGCGAGCGACATCTGGCACAGTACGATGTGGTATATACCGCCGCCCCTTCGCGTGCCGCCTCTATCCACCGTGTGCCATACGCCGGTTTGGACTCCTACATCAATCCGGAGGTATCCATGCCTCAGTCGGAAATGGCACGTTACGCCTGGGCCGTATATGGCAGCGGTCGAAAATACAATCAGGTGGTGTCTAAAGCCAACGGCATGAAGGCGATTGTTAACAACATCTATTCGATAGGCGACTATTTCTTCATCGACTATTCCCTTCAGAACAGCACCAAGATAGCATACGACATCGCCGAGGTGCGTGTGAAGCTCACAGACAAGAAGGAGGTCAAGGCCACAAACTCTCAGACGGTGGAACTGTCGCCTGTTTATTCGCTGAACCTTGCAAAGAAGTTCAAGAAGAACTACCGCAACGTGCTTGTGCTCGATAAGCTGACTTTCCCGGACGAGAAGGTGCTCCGCATCGAAATATCGGAGAACCAGATAAGCGGACGTGTCATAACCCTTACCGTGGAGTATGACGATATTCTCAACGCCGACGGCTTCGACTCCGACATACTCAAAAATCTGCCGTTCAACTATTCACCCCATATCTACAAATAA
- a CDS encoding type II toxin-antitoxin system YafQ family toxin gives MKKLKPGSQYKKDYKRFRNNPKKVEKLFRIMELLQNEEPIPEENRPHPLTGNYAGHMECHIEGDFLLIWFDPDTDEINLVRLGSHSELFG, from the coding sequence ATGAAAAAACTCAAACCCGGCAGTCAATACAAGAAAGACTACAAGCGTTTCCGCAATAATCCGAAAAAGGTTGAAAAACTGTTCAGGATTATGGAGTTGCTACAAAATGAGGAGCCGATACCGGAAGAAAACCGTCCTCACCCTCTGACGGGGAATTATGCCGGCCACATGGAGTGCCATATCGAAGGTGATTTCCTTTTGATATGGTTTGACCCGGACACAGATGAGATCAATCTTGTGCGTCTCGGCTCCCATTCGGAATTGTTCGGCTGA
- the traK gene encoding conjugative transposon protein TraK, whose product MLIKSLEQKTRLAMMTVMATIIGCAAICGFTVWRCVSLVTEERKQIYILDGDIPFLAERAGLEANFIMEAKAHIQLFHQYFFNLPPDNDYIKWTVGKAMYMADGTALKQKQALDENGFYSDIISSSAVCTIICDSIQFDEHTRKFSYYGTQIIKRRTRDLKRTMLTTGYVENVPRTQNNPHGLMITNWRTLENKDLDY is encoded by the coding sequence ATGCTGATAAAATCCCTTGAACAGAAAACACGGCTCGCAATGATGACGGTAATGGCAACCATAATAGGTTGCGCCGCCATCTGCGGGTTCACCGTGTGGCGTTGCGTGTCGCTCGTGACCGAGGAGCGCAAGCAGATATATATTCTTGACGGCGACATACCGTTCCTTGCCGAGCGTGCCGGACTTGAAGCCAATTTCATCATGGAGGCGAAAGCGCATATCCAGCTCTTCCACCAGTATTTTTTCAATCTCCCTCCCGACAACGACTATATCAAGTGGACTGTCGGCAAGGCCATGTATATGGCAGACGGCACAGCCCTGAAGCAGAAGCAGGCCCTTGACGAAAACGGCTTTTACTCCGACATCATATCATCTTCGGCTGTCTGCACCATAATCTGCGACTCTATCCAGTTCGACGAGCATACACGCAAGTTCAGCTACTACGGGACGCAGATTATCAAGAGGCGCACGCGCGATCTAAAACGCACCATGCTCACCACCGGCTATGTGGAGAATGTGCCACGTACACAGAACAATCCCCACGGACTGATGATAACCAACTGGCGTACTCTTGAAAACAAAGACCTTGACTATTAA